In Oreochromis niloticus isolate F11D_XX linkage group LG18, O_niloticus_UMD_NMBU, whole genome shotgun sequence, one genomic interval encodes:
- the LOC100698510 gene encoding kidney mitochondrial carrier protein 1, with protein sequence MSNVNWKPFVFGGLASVTAECGTFPIDLAKTRLQVQGQVGDSKYREIRYRGMLHAIMRIGREEGLRALYSGIAPAMLRQASYGTIKIGTYQSFKRLLVERPEDETLLTNVLCGILSGVISSSIANPTDVLKIRMQAQGNVIQGSMMGNFINIYQEEGTRGLWKGVSLTAQRAAIVVGVELPVYDLTKKHLILSGYMGDTVYTHFLSSFVCGLAGALASNPVDVVRTRMMNQRGGALYQGTLDCLLQTWRSEGFMALYKGFFPNWLRLGPWNIIFFLTYEQLKQISV encoded by the exons ATGTCTAACGTCAACTGGAAGCCCTTTGTTTTCGGCGGGTTGGCTTCAGTAACGGCGGAATGTG GAACCTTTCCAATCGACCTAGCCAAGACGCGCCTTCAGGTACAAGGCCAGGTGGGCGATAGCAAGTACCGAGAGATCCGCTACCGAGGCATGCTGCACGCTATAATGAGGATCGGAAGAGAGGAGGGGCTCCGAGCTCTGTATTCAGG GATTGCTCCTGCCATGCTGCGGCAGGCCTCCTACGGGACCATAAAAATTGGCACATACCAGAGCTTTAAGAGGCTACTGGTTGAAAGGCCAGAGG ACGAGACGCTGTTGACTAACGTGTTGTGCGGCATTCTCTCCGGtgtcatctcctcctccatcgcCAACCCTACTGATGTGCTTAAG ATCCGCATGCAAGCTCAGGGAAATGTGATCCAGGGCAGTATGATGGGCAACTTCATTAATATCTACCAGGaggaggggaccagaggactGTGGAAG GGTGTCTCTCTAACAGCTCAGAGGGCAGCTATCGTGGTCGGGGTGGAGCTTCCAGTCTACGACCTCACCAAGAAGCATCTCATCCTGTCGGGTTACATGGGGGACACCGTGTACACACACTTCTT GTCCAGCTTTGTGTGCGGCTTGGCGGGGGCTCTGGCATCAAATCCAGTGGACGTGGTCCGGACACGCATGATGAACCAGAGAGGAGGAGCGCTGTACCAGGGAACATTAGACTGTCTGCTGCAG ACGTGGCGCTCTGAAGGCTTCATGGCCCTCTACAAGGGTTTCTTCCCCAACTGGCTGCGCCTAGGACCATGGAACATCATC TTCTTCCTCACCTATGAACAGCTGAAGCAGATCAGCGTGTGA